From the genome of Bacteroidota bacterium, one region includes:
- a CDS encoding glycosyltransferase family 2 protein, whose product MHTLVIIPAFNEARSIGRVIGDIPDAVDEVVVVNNASTDETEDNARAAGATVLREERRGYGSACLCGIAYATTRQPDVVVFLDGDYSDHPDEMTRLLGPIRRGAADFVVGSRMTGVREPGAMLPQALVGNRIACTLMRWIWGARFTDLGPFRAIRFADLLALGMQDTTYGWTVEMQIKAVRAGLRCAEVPVSYRRRIGVSKITGTLAGTAKASAKILWTIARYAAVPVKRWDGRAEDGEQKTEDGRTAVSGR is encoded by the coding sequence GTGCACACGCTCGTCATCATCCCGGCCTTCAACGAAGCCCGCTCCATCGGCCGTGTCATCGGCGACATTCCCGACGCCGTCGACGAGGTCGTGGTCGTCAACAACGCCTCGACGGACGAGACCGAGGACAACGCCCGCGCCGCCGGGGCGACGGTCCTCCGCGAGGAGCGACGAGGCTACGGCTCGGCCTGCCTGTGCGGGATCGCCTACGCCACGACCCGGCAGCCGGACGTGGTCGTCTTCCTCGACGGCGACTACTCCGACCACCCGGACGAGATGACCCGCCTCCTCGGCCCGATCCGGCGCGGCGCGGCCGACTTCGTCGTCGGCTCCCGGATGACGGGCGTGCGCGAGCCCGGCGCGATGCTGCCGCAGGCGCTCGTCGGCAACCGGATCGCGTGCACGCTCATGCGCTGGATCTGGGGCGCGCGCTTCACCGACCTCGGCCCCTTCCGCGCCATCCGCTTCGCCGACCTCCTCGCCCTCGGGATGCAGGACACGACCTACGGCTGGACCGTCGAGATGCAGATCAAGGCTGTCCGCGCCGGGCTCCGCTGCGCCGAGGTGCCCGTCTCGTACCGCCGCCGGATCGGCGTCTCGAAGATTACCGGCACGCTCGCGGGCACCGCGAAGGCGTCGGCCAAAATCCTGTGGACGATCGCCCGCTACGCCGCCGTGCCGGTGAAACGGTGGGACGGTAGGGCAGAGGACGGAGAACAAAAGACGGAGGACGGTAGGACTGCCGTCTCCGGGAGGTGA